A single Catharus ustulatus isolate bCatUst1 chromosome 7, bCatUst1.pri.v2, whole genome shotgun sequence DNA region contains:
- the DNAH7 gene encoding dynein axonemal heavy chain 7 has product MFMLRMFLHLCHTNIAPKKLKLNRAQGKLKISMDGLRKKETNLREVQDKFALLQQTQESKKQEKADLENQQKYEDAEPESQLPG; this is encoded by the exons ATGTTCATGCTGAGGATGTTCTTGCATCTCTG TCACACAAACATTGCACCCAAAAAGCTAAAGTTGAATCGAGCTCAAGGAAAGTTAAAAATTTCTATGGATGGtctaagaaagaaagaaacaaacctgAGGGAGGTTCAAGATAAATTTGCTCTACTCCAGCAGACACAGGAATCCAAGAAACAAGAGAAAGCTGACTTGGAAAATCAG CAGAAGTATGAAGATGCAGAACCTGAATCTCAGTTGCCAGGGTGA
- the LOC116998453 gene encoding baculoviral IAP repeat-containing protein 5.1-like, giving the protein METLLQEISSASKLLTDFKEMYEYETRLKTFTKWPFQENCKCTPENMAKAGFIHCPSATEPDVAKCFFCLLELVGWEPNDDPWEEHTKRHTCEFLSLPKHFDELTMEEYYMLEMTRLRTFICKVGRRTISSFQEEVEATRQRLVDYFGSRPQLPAPLPLGDEPGGSTDGQKEPRTSEL; this is encoded by the exons ATGGAGACACTCCTGCAAGAGATTAGCTCAGCTTCCAAGCTCTTGACTGACTTTAAGGAGATGTATGAGTATGAGACCCGCTTGAAAACCTTCACCAAGTGGCCCTTCCAGGAGAACTGCAAGTGCACTCCAGAGAAT ATGGCAAAGGCTGGCTTCATCCACTGTCCAAGTGCAACTGAACCAGATGTggcaaaatgtttcttttgcttgTTAGAGCTGGTGGGCTGGGAACCAAATGATGACCCATG GGAGGAACACACCAAACGTCACACCTGTGAATTTTTATCCCTTCCCAAGCACTTTGATGAGCTGACAATGGAGGAGTACTACATGCTGGAGATGACCCGGCTGAGGACCTTCATT TGCAAAGTTGGCAGGCGCACCATCAGCTCTTTCCAAGAAGAAGTTGAGGCAACAAGGCAGAGGCTCGTGGATTACTTTGGCTCCAGACCGCagctcccggccccgctgcctctCGGGGATGAGCCAGGAGGTTCAACTGATGGGCAAAAGGAGCCCAGGACAAGTGAGCTGTGA